The following are from one region of the Juglans regia cultivar Chandler chromosome 10, Walnut 2.0, whole genome shotgun sequence genome:
- the LOC109007608 gene encoding EPIDERMAL PATTERNING FACTOR-like protein 1, which translates to MTMRNSINSCPLCTTTLVVLVLYLLLSPASCFNQQKQQPPSSDPGGWLFEEKSRLGSTPPSCHNKCNQCHPCMAVQVPTIPGNTNALKPAAAAAGGLSRLARAAPMEFFDASPRGNSYTNYKPLGWKCRCQNDLFNP; encoded by the exons ATGACCATGAGGAATTCAATTAATTCATGTCCTCTTTGCACCACTACACTAGTTGTTTTGGTCCTATATCTTCTTCTCTCTCCAGCCTCTTGCTTCAACCAGCAGAAACAACAGCCTCCAAGTTCTGATCCTGGG GGGTGGTTGTTTGAGGAGAAAAGTAGGCTGGGATCGACCCCTCCCAGCTGCCACAACAAGTGCAACCAGTGCCACCCATGCATGGCGGTTCAGGTGCCTACCATACCAGGCAACACCAACGCACTCAAacctgctgctgctgctgctggtgGTTTAAGTCGTCTGGCTCGAGCCGCTCCCATGGAGTTCTTTGACGCATCACCTCGAGGCAACAGCTACACCAATTACAAGCCCTTGGGTTGGAAATGCCGCTGCCAAAACGATCTCTTCAACCCATAG